A genome region from Myroides fluvii includes the following:
- a CDS encoding LolA family protein, giving the protein MKKIVFLLLVCSTALTYGQSSQRARNYLDEVNKKIASYSTISIDFHYAQLDAKSGDINQETDGHIDLKENLYRLTFMDMTRIFDGKKIYTISDEDKEVTVSKYDPKKIDNALPLQILTFYKEGYDLQWDILQNIKGKQIQYIKLIPLDKKSGIKEVLVGVDHETKQIYTKIQVNKNGSKSVLTVKSFKTNQTMSKNHFTFTSADYSTYYINNID; this is encoded by the coding sequence ATGAAAAAAATAGTATTTCTTTTATTGGTGTGTAGTACAGCATTAACGTATGGGCAAAGTAGTCAACGCGCGAGAAATTATTTGGATGAAGTAAATAAGAAAATAGCGAGTTATTCGACTATTTCTATTGATTTTCACTACGCTCAGCTTGATGCAAAATCGGGGGATATCAATCAAGAAACAGATGGACATATTGATTTGAAAGAAAATTTGTATCGCTTGACATTCATGGATATGACGCGTATTTTCGACGGTAAGAAGATCTATACTATTAGCGATGAGGATAAAGAAGTAACAGTTTCAAAATACGATCCCAAGAAAATAGACAATGCCTTGCCTTTGCAAATATTGACCTTCTATAAAGAAGGCTATGATTTGCAGTGGGATATTTTGCAAAACATCAAAGGCAAGCAAATCCAATACATTAAATTGATTCCCCTTGATAAGAAGTCTGGGATTAAGGAGGTTTTAGTTGGAGTGGATCACGAAACAAAACAGATCTATACCAAAATTCAAGTAAATAAAAATGGTTCGAAGTCAGTCTTGACGGTTAAATCTTTTAAAACTAACCAAACTATGTCGAAAAATCATTTTACCTTTACAAGCGCAGATTATTCAACTTATTACATCAATAACATAGATTAA
- the ribB gene encoding 3,4-dihydroxy-2-butanone-4-phosphate synthase, which produces MSTNHIQLNTIEEAIEDIRAGKVIIVVDDEDRENEGDFIAAAEMATPEMINFMATHGRGLICAPLNEKRCRELDLKPMVQNNTVLHQTAFTVSIDLIGNGCTTGISVQDRAKTILSLVDDATKPEDLGRPGHIFPLIAKQGGVLRRTGHTEAAVDLARLAGFKSAGILVEILNEDGTMARLPQLVEVAKKWDLKIISIEALVAYRMKHDSLIDKKEDFEIETRFGKFRLRAYQQITNKQIHIALTRGEWSEDEAVLTRINSMIGSNDILDALSGKLDLRIEAAFNKINEEGKGAILFINQDAQNISLLRRLSFIKDQLAGKLDMETPKLPGDEKDFGIGAQILHDLAITNIRLMTNSEPEKRVGMIGYGLEITDYVTY; this is translated from the coding sequence ATGTCAACGAATCATATTCAGTTAAATACGATAGAAGAAGCAATAGAAGATATTAGAGCGGGGAAAGTGATTATTGTCGTGGATGATGAAGATCGTGAGAATGAAGGAGATTTTATTGCTGCCGCGGAGATGGCTACACCAGAAATGATTAATTTCATGGCTACCCATGGGCGTGGGTTGATTTGTGCACCATTAAACGAAAAACGCTGTAGAGAATTAGATTTGAAACCGATGGTTCAAAACAATACGGTATTACATCAAACGGCATTTACGGTATCAATTGACTTAATCGGAAATGGTTGTACTACTGGTATTTCAGTACAGGATCGCGCCAAGACAATTTTGTCGTTGGTAGATGATGCAACAAAACCAGAAGATTTAGGTCGCCCAGGACATATTTTTCCATTAATCGCAAAACAAGGTGGCGTATTACGCCGTACGGGACATACGGAGGCAGCGGTTGATTTGGCTCGTTTAGCTGGATTTAAATCTGCGGGTATTCTAGTAGAAATCCTAAATGAAGATGGCACGATGGCTCGTTTACCTCAATTGGTTGAAGTAGCGAAAAAATGGGATTTGAAAATTATTTCGATTGAGGCTTTAGTGGCGTATCGAATGAAACACGATAGCTTGATTGACAAGAAAGAAGATTTCGAAATTGAAACGCGTTTTGGCAAGTTTCGTTTACGTGCTTACCAACAAATTACCAATAAACAAATCCACATCGCCTTAACAAGAGGAGAATGGAGCGAAGATGAGGCAGTTCTGACGCGTATTAATTCCATGATTGGAAGTAATGATATCCTAGATGCATTGAGTGGAAAATTAGATTTGCGTATAGAAGCAGCCTTTAATAAGATTAACGAAGAAGGAAAAGGAGCTATTTTGTTTATTAATCAAGATGCACAAAACATTAGTTTATTAAGAAGATTGAGTTTTATCAAGGATCAATTGGCTGGGAAATTAGATATGGAAACACCGAAATTACCAGGTGATGAAAAGGATTTTGGTATTGGGGCTCAAATTTTACATGATTTAGCTATCACTAATATTCGTTTAATGACGAACTCTGAACCAGAAAAACGCGTTGGAATGATTGGATATGGTTTAGAAATAACAGATTATGTTACGTATTAA
- a CDS encoding FtsK/SpoIIIE family DNA translocase yields MEKENKSTKKKPTPLEQKKYDTAILKNSRFLFSILLIIMGISLTLSFVSYFISGIEDQSNLIDVSNRELEVNNWLGKLGAYLGHVFIYQGFGLASFFFAKLLVHTGVYAFFGIASRRIKKIVFWDLTSMILLGGFLGFFWESNPLLGGTVGYEINLYLTDYLGTAGAILLISFITLIFFLFRYKLSPTKIRDFIATMPAKFSTLAPGKKLDDASFDQEIPPVASVVQQETAVPAAKKEVVPQEEQVKAIVPSEQDSRSKEEQPSAFAIDHKSIKPTIGHSSELNLPLKKESELTKNEEELKPSSTEEFVIEAIKEEGTVEENLAAQLVQDFGEFDPTLELSNYQFPSIDLLKDYGTGSITINQEELEENKNRIVETLRNYKIDIAQIKATVGPTVTLYEIVPEAGVRISKIKNLEDDIALSLAALGIRIIAPIPGKGTIGIEVPNTSPSTVSMRSVIGSPKFQSAEMELPVALGKTISNETFVVDLAKMPHLLMAGATGQGKSVGLNALLTSLLYKKHPAEVKFVLVDPKKVELTLFNKIERHYLAKLPDAEEAIITDNTKVINTLNSLCIEMDNRYSLLKDAMVRNIKEYNEKFKQRRLNPENGHRFLPYIVLVIDEFADLIMTAGKDVETPIARLAQLARAIGIHLIIATQRPSVNVITGIIKANFPARIAFRVTSKIDSRTILDQQGADQLIGRGDLLYTQGNDLVRVQCAFVDTPEVEKVTEYIGGQKAYPDAYLLPEYVGEEGNLSALDMDISERDSLFREAAEIIVTAQQGSASLLQRKLKLGYNRAGRIIDQLEAAGIVGPFEGSKARSVLIPDLVALDHFFQEEQNDLFN; encoded by the coding sequence ATGGAAAAAGAAAATAAATCAACAAAGAAAAAACCAACTCCACTTGAACAGAAAAAATACGATACAGCGATTTTAAAGAACTCGCGTTTTCTATTTTCTATCTTATTGATTATTATGGGGATTTCCCTTACACTGAGTTTTGTTTCTTATTTTATTTCAGGAATAGAAGATCAGAGTAATTTAATCGATGTGAGTAATAGGGAATTAGAAGTCAACAACTGGTTAGGAAAATTAGGTGCTTATTTAGGGCATGTTTTTATTTATCAAGGATTTGGATTAGCTTCTTTTTTCTTTGCCAAATTATTGGTTCACACAGGAGTATATGCTTTTTTCGGGATTGCTTCTAGACGAATTAAAAAAATTGTTTTTTGGGATCTTACCTCGATGATTTTATTAGGGGGATTCTTGGGTTTTTTTTGGGAGTCAAATCCACTTTTGGGAGGAACAGTAGGATATGAAATTAATCTGTATTTAACGGATTATTTAGGTACTGCTGGAGCTATATTATTAATCAGCTTTATTACACTGATATTCTTTTTGTTTCGCTATAAATTATCACCAACTAAAATTAGAGATTTTATAGCCACGATGCCAGCCAAGTTTTCTACATTGGCGCCAGGCAAGAAGTTAGATGACGCATCTTTTGATCAGGAGATACCTCCAGTTGCGTCAGTTGTTCAGCAAGAAACAGCTGTACCAGCAGCTAAAAAAGAAGTTGTCCCACAAGAGGAGCAAGTCAAGGCAATAGTTCCGTCAGAACAAGATAGCCGTTCTAAAGAAGAGCAGCCATCCGCTTTTGCTATTGACCACAAGAGTATTAAACCAACAATAGGGCATAGTTCGGAATTAAATTTACCCCTCAAAAAGGAAAGCGAATTAACCAAAAATGAGGAAGAACTTAAACCTAGTTCTACGGAAGAGTTCGTTATTGAGGCTATAAAAGAGGAAGGAACAGTAGAAGAGAACTTGGCAGCGCAATTGGTGCAGGACTTTGGAGAATTTGACCCGACTTTAGAGTTGTCTAATTATCAATTTCCTTCTATTGATTTATTAAAGGATTATGGAACGGGAAGTATTACAATTAATCAAGAAGAATTAGAAGAAAATAAAAATAGAATCGTAGAAACCCTGCGAAATTACAAGATTGATATTGCGCAAATTAAAGCTACAGTAGGACCGACGGTAACGCTGTATGAAATTGTACCAGAAGCAGGTGTTCGCATATCGAAGATTAAGAATTTAGAAGATGATATTGCTTTGTCTTTGGCCGCTTTGGGAATTCGTATCATTGCTCCTATTCCAGGAAAAGGAACCATCGGTATTGAGGTTCCAAATACAAGTCCGTCGACTGTATCCATGCGCAGTGTAATTGGTTCTCCAAAGTTCCAAAGTGCTGAAATGGAATTACCTGTTGCATTGGGGAAAACCATTTCTAATGAGACTTTTGTGGTCGATTTAGCAAAAATGCCTCACTTGTTGATGGCTGGAGCAACAGGACAGGGTAAATCGGTGGGGTTAAATGCTTTATTAACTTCTTTGTTGTACAAGAAACATCCCGCAGAGGTGAAGTTTGTTTTGGTGGATCCGAAAAAGGTTGAGCTGACGCTGTTCAACAAAATTGAACGCCATTATTTAGCGAAATTACCAGATGCTGAAGAAGCTATTATTACTGATAATACAAAGGTTATCAATACGTTAAATTCACTTTGTATTGAGATGGATAACCGCTATAGTTTGTTGAAAGATGCGATGGTTCGCAATATCAAGGAATACAATGAAAAATTTAAACAAAGACGTTTAAATCCTGAAAATGGGCATCGTTTCTTACCTTATATTGTATTAGTGATTGACGAATTTGCGGATTTGATTATGACAGCAGGTAAGGATGTGGAAACACCAATTGCGCGTTTAGCACAATTAGCTCGTGCCATTGGAATACACTTAATTATTGCAACTCAACGCCCATCTGTAAATGTCATTACAGGAATTATTAAGGCGAACTTTCCTGCTAGAATTGCGTTTCGCGTAACGTCTAAAATTGACTCTCGTACGATTCTCGATCAGCAAGGGGCTGATCAATTAATAGGACGAGGAGATTTACTCTATACGCAAGGAAATGACTTGGTTCGCGTGCAATGTGCTTTTGTTGATACACCAGAAGTGGAAAAAGTTACAGAATATATTGGTGGGCAAAAAGCGTATCCAGATGCTTATTTGTTGCCAGAATATGTAGGAGAGGAAGGAAATTTATCTGCCTTAGATATGGATATTAGTGAGCGAGATTCCCTATTTAGAGAAGCCGCGGAAATTATTGTTACAGCTCAACAAGGCTCTGCTTCTCTGTTGCAGCGTAAATTAAAATTAGGGTATAATCGAGCAGGGAGAATTATTGATCAATTGGAAGCAGCGGGTATTGTAGGACCATTTGAAGGAAGTAAAGCGCGTAGTGTGCTAATTCCCGATTTAGTAGCTTTGGATCACTTTTTCCAAGAAGAACAAAATGACTTATTTAACTAA
- the tpx gene encoding thiol peroxidase: protein MATVTLKNNPFHTLGELPSVGVVAPNFELVGVDLATKTMADFAGKKIVLNIFPSVDTPTCATSVRTFNQKAAQLANTVVLCISKDLPFAQTRFCGAEGIDNVVMLSDFRSGAFGQTYGLTFTDGPLTGLLSRSIVVINEEGKVVYTEQVAETADEPNYELALTAL from the coding sequence ATGGCAACAGTTACATTAAAAAATAATCCATTTCACACCCTAGGTGAATTACCTAGTGTAGGTGTGGTAGCTCCTAATTTTGAATTAGTTGGAGTCGATTTAGCTACAAAAACAATGGCGGATTTCGCAGGTAAAAAGATTGTTTTAAATATTTTTCCTAGTGTAGATACGCCAACATGTGCAACATCTGTCCGCACGTTTAATCAAAAAGCAGCGCAATTAGCAAATACAGTAGTCTTGTGTATTTCTAAAGATTTACCCTTTGCTCAAACTCGTTTTTGTGGTGCTGAAGGTATTGATAATGTTGTGATGTTGTCCGATTTTAGATCGGGAGCATTTGGTCAGACGTATGGATTGACATTTACAGACGGACCTCTAACAGGTTTATTATCGCGTTCCATCGTTGTGATTAATGAGGAAGGAAAAGTTGTTTATACAGAACAAGTTGCCGAAACAGCAGATGAACCAAATTATGAATTAGCTTTGACTGCTTTATAA
- the pdxR gene encoding MocR-like pyridoxine biosynthesis transcription factor PdxR yields the protein MLPFERIITIDRESKVPIYRQIAIAFINAISQGIIKANTHLPSTRDLSKLLEVHRKTIVAAYDELEAQDWVVSVPRKYVAVSAKIPNLKPKKWMDEVNESAYRALFQLPFKQIVVPKVKSNAQLPEVIIDDGFPDVRLSPIDDLLKIYRSYTSKKHSIRNATFGSAQGSLKLREVLASYLSETRGLNIEKEHLLITHGAQMSIYLAAQLLLAKGDVVVVGKPNYSKATQVFEQTGATVVEVGVDKSGLLVEEIQAICQQKAIKAIYVIPHHHYPTTVTMSIERRIALLKLSQQYAFAIIEDDYDYDYHYASSPYLPLASSPHQGNIIYIGSFSKLLDPSIRIGFMVAPFNFIEQGVALRKLIDVGVDGYMQNALAELIRMGELKRHIKKAKKCYFSRRDYLDHLLQEHLKSQVSYSLPSGGMAIWIVLKKEGLVEYLVQHPQLAIRRSAIELNAFRFGFASMNETELEQAVLLLKKIIEGFELQGVKGQL from the coding sequence ATGTTGCCATTTGAGAGAATCATCACCATTGATAGAGAAAGTAAAGTACCTATTTATCGACAGATTGCCATTGCTTTTATTAATGCGATTAGTCAAGGGATTATTAAAGCAAATACACATTTGCCAAGTACAAGAGATTTGTCGAAGTTACTCGAAGTACATCGCAAAACGATTGTAGCGGCTTATGATGAGTTAGAAGCACAAGATTGGGTTGTTTCTGTTCCCAGAAAGTATGTTGCTGTTTCTGCTAAGATTCCCAATTTGAAACCCAAAAAGTGGATGGACGAGGTAAATGAATCCGCTTATCGAGCTTTGTTTCAATTGCCTTTTAAGCAAATAGTCGTTCCTAAGGTAAAATCAAATGCGCAATTACCTGAAGTAATTATAGATGATGGATTTCCAGATGTGCGCCTTTCACCTATAGATGATTTACTCAAGATTTACCGTTCTTATACCTCTAAGAAGCACAGCATCCGCAATGCAACTTTTGGAAGTGCCCAAGGCAGTTTAAAGTTGCGTGAAGTTTTAGCGAGTTATTTATCAGAGACACGCGGATTAAATATAGAAAAAGAACACCTTTTGATTACCCATGGGGCACAGATGAGTATTTATTTGGCTGCACAATTACTATTGGCAAAAGGAGATGTTGTTGTGGTAGGAAAGCCTAATTATAGCAAGGCAACCCAAGTGTTTGAACAGACAGGAGCAACAGTAGTGGAAGTGGGAGTAGACAAGAGTGGTTTACTTGTTGAAGAGATACAAGCCATTTGTCAACAAAAGGCAATTAAAGCAATTTATGTCATTCCTCATCATCATTATCCTACGACGGTCACGATGAGCATCGAAAGGAGAATAGCGTTGCTTAAGTTGTCTCAACAATACGCTTTTGCGATTATAGAAGATGATTATGATTACGATTATCACTATGCGTCTTCCCCATATTTGCCTTTAGCGAGTAGTCCACATCAGGGGAATATTATTTATATTGGATCCTTTTCAAAATTGTTGGATCCCTCTATCCGCATAGGGTTTATGGTAGCTCCATTTAATTTTATTGAGCAAGGGGTGGCTTTGCGCAAATTAATTGATGTGGGGGTGGACGGTTATATGCAAAATGCATTGGCGGAGTTGATAAGAATGGGAGAATTAAAACGGCATATTAAAAAAGCAAAAAAATGTTATTTTTCCCGTCGGGATTATTTAGATCATTTGTTACAAGAACACTTAAAGTCTCAGGTATCTTATAGTCTTCCTTCTGGAGGAATGGCCATTTGGATTGTATTAAAAAAAGAGGGACTAGTGGAATATTTGGTCCAGCATCCTCAACTTGCAATTAGACGGTCTGCTATTGAATTAAATGCATTTCGCTTTGGGTTTGCCTCCATGAACGAGACTGAGCTAGAACAAGCAGTGTTATTGCTCAAAAAAATTATTGAAGGTTTTGAATTGCAAGGGGTAAAAGGGCAGTTGTGA
- a CDS encoding YggS family pyridoxal phosphate-dependent enzyme yields the protein MLHIQENITHILQRIEKACLAHNRDPKEVKLLLATKTVPASKIRLALETGQTLIAENKIQEIKEKHPDLLDLKPINHFIGHLQTNKIKDILKYDVSCIHSIDRLDLATKLHQRLTLENKTMDVLIQVNTSNEESKFGIAPEHALQLIQQVSELDTLHIKGLMTIGLFSADENQIRPCFRLLKNIQQQALQLNIPQVEMRELSMGMSGDLEIAIAEGATIVRVGTAIFGERIYPDSYYWNENK from the coding sequence ATGTTACACATTCAAGAAAACATAACGCACATTTTACAACGCATTGAAAAGGCATGCCTGGCCCATAATAGAGACCCAAAAGAAGTAAAATTGCTATTAGCAACAAAAACAGTTCCCGCATCAAAAATTCGCCTGGCGCTAGAAACGGGTCAAACCCTAATTGCAGAAAACAAAATACAAGAAATAAAGGAGAAGCATCCCGATCTGCTAGATTTAAAACCTATTAATCACTTTATTGGCCATCTCCAAACAAATAAGATCAAAGACATTTTAAAATACGATGTATCCTGTATTCACTCGATAGACCGATTAGATTTAGCAACAAAATTACATCAACGCCTAACTTTGGAAAACAAAACCATGGATGTTCTAATTCAGGTAAACACCTCCAATGAAGAAAGTAAATTCGGCATTGCACCCGAGCATGCATTACAGCTTATTCAACAAGTTTCTGAACTCGACACACTACACATTAAAGGACTCATGACCATTGGTCTATTTAGCGCAGATGAAAATCAAATACGCCCCTGTTTTAGGTTACTTAAAAATATACAACAACAAGCACTTCAACTTAATATCCCTCAAGTTGAAATGAGAGAATTGTCAATGGGAATGAGTGGCGATCTCGAGATCGCCATTGCAGAAGGAGCTACTATTGTACGCGTAGGTACTGCAATATTTGGCGAACGAATTTATCCTGACAGCTACTACTGGAACGAAAACAAATAA
- a CDS encoding LptF/LptG family permease, protein MKILDRYILTSFVSTLFTVFIILYFIFILQGIWLFITELAGKDLDFFIIVQFLLFYSPKMIPLVLPLSVLLASIMTFGNFAEHYEFAAMKASGISLKRAMQPLSIFIAVLALISFWFANDVIPKAEYRFINMRKEILQTKPAMAIAAGQFNDVGAINIKVDKKTGEKGQYLENVTMHIKSASGYDNKAVIRSVDGELESDNSSSILQLHLFDGNYYEDVVPKSTSQMSRKPFTKVAFEKYTMNIDLSALQDEGGEREEIKNTYHMLNIRELTYTIDSLETTLASDTKSNMENMLLRYNGIYNPYNSKKTNAGTIKEAQKDSVREKEMDLKGDALAQFSEPLQARILQSSIDYTNNIVFNTESNDVASLGQIKKLNDHYLALYEKFVIAYSCFLMYFIGAPLGAIIRKGGLGLPIVFAVIIFILYHFVNTFGKKLAQEDGIQPILGAWAGAMVLTPLAIFLTLKATRDNGEVNFLGFFSTIGDFFKGLFVKKHEVKEEENTIE, encoded by the coding sequence GTGAAAATACTTGATCGCTATATACTAACCTCTTTTGTATCAACGCTGTTTACAGTGTTTATCATTCTTTATTTTATCTTTATCTTACAGGGTATTTGGTTGTTTATCACTGAATTAGCAGGTAAGGATTTAGATTTCTTTATCATCGTGCAGTTTTTGTTGTTTTATTCGCCTAAGATGATTCCATTGGTTTTACCTCTTTCGGTTTTATTGGCATCGATTATGACTTTTGGAAACTTTGCTGAGCATTATGAATTTGCCGCAATGAAAGCATCGGGAATTTCTTTGAAAAGAGCGATGCAACCGCTATCTATATTTATTGCTGTATTGGCTTTGATTTCATTTTGGTTTGCCAATGATGTGATTCCAAAGGCGGAATATCGCTTTATCAATATGCGAAAAGAGATCTTGCAAACGAAACCGGCGATGGCTATTGCTGCAGGCCAGTTTAATGATGTAGGAGCCATTAATATCAAAGTAGATAAGAAAACTGGGGAAAAAGGGCAGTATTTGGAAAATGTAACCATGCATATCAAGTCAGCCTCTGGTTATGATAATAAAGCAGTTATCCGTTCTGTGGATGGTGAATTGGAATCAGATAATTCTTCTAGTATTTTGCAATTGCATTTATTTGATGGGAATTACTATGAGGATGTGGTGCCTAAGTCGACCTCTCAAATGAGCAGAAAACCTTTTACAAAGGTTGCTTTTGAAAAGTACACCATGAATATCGATTTGAGTGCTTTACAAGATGAAGGAGGCGAAAGGGAAGAAATTAAGAATACCTATCACATGTTGAATATTCGAGAATTAACCTATACGATTGATTCTTTAGAAACCACTTTAGCAAGTGATACAAAATCGAATATGGAAAATATGTTGCTTCGTTATAACGGTATATACAATCCATATAATTCTAAAAAAACGAACGCTGGAACGATTAAAGAGGCTCAAAAAGATTCAGTTCGAGAAAAGGAAATGGATTTGAAAGGAGATGCTTTAGCTCAATTTTCGGAGCCATTGCAAGCGAGGATTTTACAATCATCCATTGATTATACCAATAACATTGTGTTTAATACAGAGTCAAATGACGTTGCTTCATTAGGGCAAATCAAGAAATTAAACGATCACTACTTAGCGTTGTATGAAAAGTTCGTCATTGCTTATTCTTGTTTTTTAATGTATTTTATTGGTGCGCCTTTGGGAGCTATCATTCGAAAAGGAGGATTGGGATTGCCTATTGTCTTTGCGGTGATCATTTTTATTCTGTATCACTTTGTTAATACATTTGGAAAGAAGTTGGCGCAAGAAGATGGAATACAACCTATTCTAGGAGCATGGGCAGGAGCTATGGTACTTACGCCTTTAGCTATCTTTTTAACCTTGAAAGCAACACGTGATAATGGAGAAGTAAATTTCTTGGGATTCTTTTCGACAATTGGAGATTTTTTTAAGGGATTATTTGTTAAGAAACACGAGGTAAAAGAAGAAGAAAATACAATAGAATAA
- a CDS encoding 3-oxoacyl-[acyl-carrier-protein] synthase III C-terminal domain-containing protein, with protein sequence MKLKQMYFHHPSRLENNEEVIQKFENQGVSMKKIQEALGRTNRYVVPLDSPETSLSLGIDAAKGVLRESKISMQEIDIIAFVTCTPEHQIPNDSIFIHQALQGKPDTMCYDINANCIGALLALDQVAQYLNNSKTAQKALVICAEKMSSILDQENPVTAFCFSDSAFAFIVEKDDTAAGLIDVHYHTDSSFCNTVLFPPKGHSCFATGELTTWDTSFDGSGSVEYATSKIEDFLSRNKLTTADISLFLFSQLSLKNIDTIKKHFALPDYKVPFYSKEIGYSGSSSPLVALHQHQQIVQPLKEGEYALIWTLGAGYQAGLMLWRF encoded by the coding sequence ATGAAATTAAAACAGATGTATTTTCATCATCCTTCGAGATTAGAAAACAACGAAGAGGTGATACAAAAATTTGAAAACCAAGGTGTTTCCATGAAAAAGATTCAAGAAGCACTAGGGAGAACCAATCGTTATGTGGTTCCACTTGATTCACCTGAAACTTCCCTTTCTTTGGGGATTGATGCTGCCAAAGGCGTATTAAGAGAAAGCAAAATCTCCATGCAGGAAATTGACATTATTGCTTTTGTAACTTGTACACCAGAACATCAAATTCCCAATGATTCCATTTTCATTCATCAAGCCCTACAAGGCAAACCCGACACCATGTGTTATGATATCAATGCCAATTGTATTGGTGCATTGCTCGCTTTAGATCAGGTAGCCCAATATCTAAACAACAGCAAAACTGCACAAAAAGCCTTGGTCATCTGTGCAGAAAAGATGTCTAGCATACTGGATCAAGAAAATCCGGTAACGGCTTTTTGCTTTTCAGATTCCGCTTTCGCCTTTATCGTAGAAAAAGACGATACCGCTGCTGGATTAATTGATGTCCATTATCACACGGATAGCAGTTTCTGCAACACTGTACTATTTCCGCCTAAAGGGCACTCCTGCTTTGCTACTGGAGAATTAACCACTTGGGATACCTCCTTTGACGGTAGTGGTAGTGTGGAATATGCAACCAGTAAAATAGAAGATTTTCTAAGTCGAAATAAGCTAACAACAGCAGATATTAGTTTATTTTTATTCTCTCAATTGTCCTTAAAAAACATTGATACTATCAAAAAACACTTTGCACTACCCGACTACAAGGTTCCTTTCTATTCCAAAGAAATTGGATACTCTGGATCCTCCAGTCCACTCGTAGCTTTGCATCAGCATCAACAAATTGTCCAACCCCTAAAAGAAGGGGAATATGCTCTTATTTGGACCTTAGGTGCTGGATATCAAGCGGGACTTATGTTGTGGAGATTTTAA
- a CDS encoding GNAT family N-acetyltransferase, giving the protein MNYTIKKATLEDLKEASELFNLYRIFYRQETNLQGSTAFIKERLLNGESDIFLAIIDDKPVGFVQLYKLFHYIKLQKQWLLSDLFVHPDHRGKGLSVALINRSKQWCEETGACGLMLETEKTNIIGNNLYPKCDFQYDGVHNYYNWWK; this is encoded by the coding sequence ATGAACTACACAATTAAAAAAGCAACATTAGAAGATTTAAAAGAAGCGTCTGAATTATTTAATTTATACCGAATTTTTTATCGTCAAGAAACAAATCTACAAGGAAGTACAGCTTTCATCAAAGAGCGATTGCTCAATGGGGAATCTGATATTTTCTTAGCGATAATTGATGATAAACCAGTTGGTTTTGTTCAATTATACAAGCTTTTTCACTACATCAAATTACAAAAGCAATGGTTATTAAGTGACTTATTTGTACACCCAGATCACAGAGGAAAAGGGTTGTCAGTTGCTCTAATTAACCGCAGTAAACAATGGTGCGAGGAGACAGGAGCTTGTGGCTTAATGCTCGAAACCGAAAAAACGAACATCATAGGTAATAATCTCTATCCGAAATGTGATTTTCAATACGATGGGGTGCATAACTACTATAATTGGTGGAAATAA